A stretch of Lactiplantibacillus brownii DNA encodes these proteins:
- the ligA gene encoding NAD-dependent DNA ligase LigA, whose protein sequence is MAKQPIESLNATTAATEAADLRVELNQWRQDYYDNDAPKVEDDVYDREYARLVALETAFPTIVTPDSPTQLVGGTVKAGFTKVQHPIPMLSLGDVFSQGELQEFDERLRQNVDEPFDYNCELKIDGLALSLRYENGRLIQGSTRGNGTIGEDITKNIMTIASIPHQLKRPLTVEVRGECYMPKAAFADLNARREAAGEPVFANPRNAAAGSLRQLDTKVTAERQLSTFMYNVADYAPLTARTQSDMLTEFADLGLTINPDFKVAHSMTEVFDYIDHYQHERPDLAYGIDGIVIKANPLPLQRSLGATVKVPRWAIAFKFPPDEQPTLLEDVEWTVGRTGVVTPTAVMTPVQLAGTTVARASLHNPDYVQAKDVRIGDTVLLHKAGDIIPEIASVDLSKRPKDAEPLPIPTHCPSCGAPLVHLEDEVALRCLNPKCPAQVQEGLVHFASRNAMNIDGLGPKLIAQLYTSQLVTDVADLYRLTKSQLLELDKVKDKSAENLLTAIDRSRNNSLERLLFGLGIRHVGAKVARLIAQHFGRIEPLMAADQAEIAAIDSMGDIIANAVVQYFDSADVQALIKELQAVHVNTTYQGPSETATQTSDSWFAGKRVVLTGKLQRFTRPAATEWLENHGATVTGSVSKKTDLVVAGADAGSKLQKAQQLDITVWDEDRFSTTMREDAEA, encoded by the coding sequence ATGGCAAAACAACCCATTGAGTCTTTAAATGCCACTACGGCGGCGACTGAAGCTGCGGATCTGCGGGTTGAGTTGAACCAATGGCGGCAAGATTATTATGATAATGACGCGCCGAAAGTTGAAGATGATGTTTATGATCGTGAATATGCCCGTTTGGTCGCTTTAGAGACGGCTTTTCCAACCATTGTGACGCCAGATTCACCGACACAACTGGTCGGGGGAACGGTCAAAGCTGGTTTCACGAAAGTTCAGCATCCGATTCCAATGTTGTCACTTGGTGATGTCTTTTCACAAGGTGAATTGCAAGAATTTGATGAGCGGTTACGTCAAAATGTTGATGAACCGTTTGATTATAATTGTGAATTAAAAATTGATGGTTTAGCGCTTTCATTACGCTATGAAAATGGGCGCTTGATTCAAGGGTCGACGCGAGGAAATGGGACGATCGGCGAAGATATTACTAAAAATATTATGACGATTGCCTCAATTCCACATCAATTGAAGCGGCCACTGACCGTGGAAGTTCGCGGAGAGTGTTATATGCCTAAAGCAGCGTTTGCTGACCTGAACGCTCGTCGTGAGGCCGCCGGAGAACCTGTTTTCGCCAATCCGCGTAATGCGGCTGCTGGCTCGTTACGCCAATTGGACACCAAGGTGACTGCGGAACGGCAATTGAGTACATTTATGTACAACGTTGCCGATTACGCGCCATTGACTGCCCGGACGCAAAGCGACATGTTGACGGAATTTGCTGACTTAGGCCTAACTATTAATCCCGATTTCAAAGTGGCTCACTCGATGACGGAAGTTTTCGATTATATTGATCATTATCAGCATGAACGGCCAGATTTGGCCTATGGGATTGATGGGATTGTTATCAAAGCCAATCCGTTACCTTTACAGCGGTCATTAGGGGCTACTGTGAAAGTGCCGCGGTGGGCGATTGCTTTTAAGTTTCCACCAGATGAACAGCCAACTTTGCTTGAAGATGTCGAATGGACGGTGGGGCGTACCGGGGTAGTGACACCTACTGCGGTGATGACACCGGTCCAACTCGCTGGGACGACGGTGGCTCGCGCCTCATTGCATAATCCAGATTATGTTCAAGCTAAGGATGTGCGCATTGGGGATACGGTGTTACTGCATAAGGCCGGTGACATTATTCCGGAAATTGCCTCAGTTGATTTGAGCAAACGGCCCAAAGATGCGGAACCATTACCGATTCCAACTCATTGTCCTTCTTGTGGCGCACCATTGGTCCATTTGGAAGATGAAGTGGCACTTCGTTGTCTTAATCCGAAGTGTCCCGCCCAAGTTCAAGAAGGTTTGGTGCACTTCGCCTCACGGAATGCCATGAATATTGATGGGTTAGGGCCGAAGTTGATCGCCCAATTGTATACGAGTCAACTAGTGACGGATGTTGCCGATCTATATCGGTTAACCAAGTCGCAATTACTCGAATTAGATAAAGTAAAAGATAAATCTGCCGAAAATCTCTTGACAGCGATTGACCGTAGTCGCAATAATTCACTTGAACGATTATTGTTCGGTCTCGGGATTCGACATGTGGGCGCGAAGGTTGCGCGGTTGATTGCGCAACATTTTGGTCGTATCGAACCGTTGATGGCAGCGGATCAGGCTGAAATCGCGGCGATTGATTCCATGGGCGATATCATTGCGAATGCGGTGGTACAGTATTTTGACAGCGCGGATGTGCAAGCGTTGATCAAAGAATTGCAAGCCGTCCACGTGAACACCACTTATCAAGGACCGAGCGAAACGGCCACGCAGACGAGTGACAGCTGGTTTGCTGGCAAACGAGTTGTTTTAACAGGTAAGCTCCAGCGCTTTACGCGACCAGCGGCAACCGAATGGCTCGAAAATCATGGCGCCACAGTGACTGGGAGTGTGTCTAAAAAGACAGATCTCGTGGTTGCGGGCGCCGATGCTGGGAGTAAGTTGCAAAAGGCACAACAGTTGGACATTACCGTCTGGGATGAAGACCGGTTCAGCACGACTATGAGGGAGGATGCAGAAGCGTGA
- a CDS encoding CamS family sex pheromone protein, which translates to MNIKRIRTVGLVAVLAMALAACGNLKNSSFGSNSTSTTTTGSKTTTTTGSTDSEFYQGVIKNGRYTPSKSRGVSVAQNDNVMNLKSFETGLLDVSKKQFSTSKYVYQEGQYLNTATVQNWLGRKSKSNAEGLNPVNNGKKGATTRNPIYLQQLEEQDYMIQSGSKLTLGGVTVGLGMNSVDYYTKVQYGATYETDISDTVLTEQGKKMANTVLQRLRQKSALKSVPIVLALYKQSSNDSLVGGNMVAYAVSKNGSTAISDWKSLNWQNYVFPATSESKNSGANSNDESDFSSFKSHVQNFFPNLSGVTANAHYKDKSLSKLSVNVTTKFYSETEIISFTQYLATAAKRYLPSGVPVEITVKSANGDVQSFLARTAKGSSYYTHVFSDQGDN; encoded by the coding sequence GTGAACATTAAACGCATACGCACAGTTGGCTTAGTGGCAGTCCTTGCCATGGCATTAGCGGCTTGTGGAAATTTAAAAAATTCATCATTTGGGTCTAACAGTACGAGTACCACGACCACGGGATCGAAAACGACCACGACAACGGGGTCAACGGATTCAGAATTCTATCAAGGGGTCATTAAGAACGGTCGTTATACGCCTAGCAAATCACGGGGCGTCAGTGTGGCTCAAAATGACAACGTCATGAACTTGAAGAGTTTTGAAACTGGACTGTTGGACGTCTCGAAGAAGCAATTTTCAACGAGTAAGTATGTTTATCAAGAAGGTCAGTACCTGAATACCGCCACGGTTCAAAATTGGTTAGGTCGTAAGTCTAAATCAAACGCTGAAGGCTTAAACCCGGTTAACAATGGTAAAAAGGGTGCCACGACGCGTAACCCAATTTATTTACAACAGTTGGAAGAACAAGACTATATGATCCAAAGTGGCAGTAAACTCACACTTGGTGGTGTCACGGTTGGACTTGGGATGAACTCGGTTGATTATTACACCAAAGTTCAATACGGGGCGACTTACGAAACCGATATTTCCGATACGGTCTTAACGGAACAAGGTAAGAAAATGGCCAATACCGTCTTACAACGGTTACGTCAAAAATCAGCTTTGAAGAGTGTGCCAATCGTTTTAGCACTTTACAAGCAGTCATCGAATGATAGTCTAGTAGGTGGGAACATGGTCGCTTATGCGGTTTCTAAGAATGGCTCAACGGCTATTTCTGATTGGAAGTCGTTGAATTGGCAAAATTATGTCTTCCCAGCAACCTCTGAATCGAAGAATTCTGGCGCGAATAGTAATGATGAATCTGATTTCAGCTCATTTAAATCACACGTTCAGAACTTCTTCCCGAACTTATCTGGTGTGACGGCGAATGCCCACTACAAAGATAAGTCTTTGAGCAAGTTGAGTGTGAACGTCACGACTAAGTTCTACAGTGAGACCGAAATTATCAGCTTTACCCAGTATTTGGCGACAGCTGCGAAGCGGTATTTGCCATCTGGGGTACCTGTTGAAATTACAGTCAAGAGTGCTAATGGTGATGTTCAAAGCTTCTTAGCACGAACGGCTAAGGGGAGCTCTTATTACACCCATGTCTTTAGTGATCAAGGGGACAATTAA
- the gatC gene encoding Asp-tRNA(Asn)/Glu-tRNA(Gln) amidotransferase subunit GatC, translated as MAEERINAEQVAHVAGLAKLEFTPDQLETFTGQLEKIIGMFEELSTVDTKGVAVTSRVTDRHNALREDVAVKSNDRAALLANAPETANGLIKVPAIIDESGDGE; from the coding sequence ATGGCTGAAGAACGCATTAATGCTGAACAAGTCGCCCATGTGGCGGGTCTGGCAAAATTAGAATTCACGCCGGACCAACTGGAGACCTTTACGGGTCAACTCGAAAAGATTATTGGGATGTTTGAAGAATTGAGTACGGTTGATACTAAAGGGGTTGCGGTGACGTCACGTGTGACTGATCGCCACAATGCTTTACGTGAAGACGTGGCGGTCAAAAGCAATGATCGTGCGGCTTTATTGGCCAATGCACCTGAAACGGCTAACGGCTTAATTAAAGTGCCAGCAATTATTGATGAAAGTGGGGACGGCGAATAA
- the gatA gene encoding Asp-tRNA(Asn)/Glu-tRNA(Gln) amidotransferase subunit GatA, which yields MDFFNQDLTSLHTDLVNKKLSAEELTKATFANLKQTDAKIDAFLNLNEDAALTAAKALDTKGINPANVLAGIPVGVKDNIVTKGLTTTAASKMLENFVPVYNATVVDKMTQNDMIIVGKTNLDEFAMGGSTENSAFKVTKNPWDVSRVPGGSSGGSAAAVAAGQVPVAYGSDTGGSIRQPASFNGIVGMKPTYGRVSRWGLIAFGSSLDQIGPMTRTVKDNATALNLIAGNDVHDGTSSKQAVPDFTAGLDGDIKGMKIALPKEYMDEGIDPKVREVIKAAVKQFEALGATVEEVSLPHSRYGVSAYYIIASSEASSNLQRFDGIRYGFRAQDVKNLEDVYVRSRSEGFGDEVKRRIMLGTFSLSAGYYDAYFHKAGQVRTLIINDFNKVFEDYDLIIGPTAPTPAFKIGDEISDPITMYMNDVLTIPVNLAGLPGMSIPAGFADGMPVGLQLIGKSFDESTLYKAGYAFEQATDFHQATPDLGGQN from the coding sequence ATGGACTTTTTCAACCAAGATCTAACCAGCCTACACACCGACTTAGTGAACAAAAAGCTGAGCGCTGAGGAATTGACGAAGGCCACGTTTGCCAATCTTAAGCAAACGGATGCTAAAATCGATGCTTTCTTAAATTTGAACGAAGACGCTGCTTTAACTGCAGCGAAAGCCTTGGACACGAAAGGGATTAATCCAGCTAACGTTTTGGCTGGGATTCCAGTCGGGGTCAAGGATAATATCGTCACAAAAGGGTTAACGACCACTGCGGCCTCAAAGATGCTCGAAAACTTTGTGCCGGTTTATAATGCGACGGTTGTTGATAAGATGACTCAAAATGACATGATCATCGTTGGTAAGACCAACTTAGATGAATTTGCCATGGGCGGGTCTACTGAAAACTCAGCCTTTAAAGTGACTAAAAATCCTTGGGACGTCAGTCGAGTTCCTGGTGGTTCTTCTGGTGGTTCAGCGGCAGCAGTTGCTGCTGGTCAAGTGCCAGTAGCTTATGGTTCTGATACCGGTGGTTCGATTCGTCAACCAGCTTCCTTTAATGGGATTGTTGGGATGAAGCCAACTTATGGTCGAGTTTCACGTTGGGGCTTAATTGCGTTTGGCTCATCTTTAGACCAAATCGGACCAATGACCCGGACCGTCAAAGACAACGCCACGGCGTTAAATTTGATTGCCGGTAACGATGTGCATGATGGGACGTCTTCTAAGCAAGCAGTGCCTGATTTTACCGCTGGGTTAGATGGCGATATTAAAGGCATGAAGATTGCCTTACCAAAAGAATACATGGACGAAGGCATTGATCCTAAGGTACGTGAAGTGATTAAAGCGGCCGTTAAGCAGTTTGAAGCGCTGGGTGCGACCGTTGAAGAAGTTTCTTTACCACACAGTCGTTACGGTGTTTCGGCTTACTATATCATTGCTTCTTCAGAAGCGTCTTCAAACTTACAACGGTTTGATGGCATTCGTTATGGCTTCCGAGCCCAAGACGTGAAGAATCTGGAAGATGTTTATGTGCGGAGTCGTTCCGAAGGCTTTGGTGATGAAGTGAAACGACGGATCATGTTGGGGACCTTCTCCTTATCTGCCGGTTACTATGACGCCTATTTCCACAAAGCTGGTCAAGTTCGGACGCTGATTATCAATGATTTCAACAAAGTCTTTGAAGACTATGATTTGATCATTGGCCCCACAGCGCCAACACCAGCCTTTAAGATTGGTGACGAGATTTCAGATCCAATCACGATGTACATGAACGACGTTTTGACGATTCCAGTCAACTTGGCTGGTCTACCAGGAATGTCCATACCAGCTGGTTTTGCGGACGGCATGCCAGTTGGGCTACAATTGATCGGTAAATCATTCGATGAAAGCACTCTCTATAAAGCGGGTTATGCTTTTGAACAAGCGACTGATTTCCATCAAGCTACCCCAGATTTAGGAGGTCAGAATTAA
- the gatB gene encoding Asp-tRNA(Asn)/Glu-tRNA(Gln) amidotransferase subunit GatB: MNFETTIGLEVHVELKTNSKIFSPSPVQFGSEPNANTNVIDWGYPGVLPTANKGVVEAGIKAATALHAQIEQETYFDRKNYFYPDNPKAYQITQHEKPIAHDGWIEIEVDGEKKKVGIEEMHIEEDAGKNTHENDYSYVDLNRQGTPLIEIVSKPEINSPAEAYAYCEALRQRIQFTGVSDVKMEEGSMRVDVNISIRPAGSDKFGVKTEMKNLNSFTYVKKSLEFEEQRQQQVLMSGGQVQQETRRFDETSGQTILMRVKEGSDDYRYFPEPDIPAVSISDDWINEVQKTIPEMPGSRRDRYVNDFGLTAYDAGVLTQTKEMSDFFDATVAEGADPKLTSNYLQGDVNAFLNENKVDLQNTKLTPANLAGMIKMISDETISSKIAKKVFKAIMQGTEPVKWVNDKGLIQLSDPAKLQPIVDNVLDNNQQSIDDFKNGKDRAIGFLVGQIMKQTHGQANPKVVNKLLMTALNAR; the protein is encoded by the coding sequence ATGAATTTTGAAACAACTATTGGGCTAGAAGTCCACGTTGAATTAAAAACGAATTCAAAGATCTTTAGTCCGTCACCCGTACAATTTGGTTCTGAACCAAACGCCAATACAAACGTGATTGATTGGGGCTATCCTGGGGTGTTACCAACGGCCAATAAGGGAGTTGTCGAAGCCGGAATTAAGGCTGCGACAGCGCTACACGCTCAGATCGAGCAAGAAACTTACTTTGACCGGAAGAACTATTTCTATCCTGATAACCCGAAAGCTTATCAAATTACGCAACATGAAAAACCGATTGCGCATGATGGCTGGATTGAAATCGAAGTTGATGGGGAAAAGAAAAAAGTCGGCATCGAAGAAATGCATATTGAAGAAGATGCTGGGAAAAACACCCATGAAAACGACTATTCTTATGTCGATTTAAACCGGCAAGGCACCCCGTTAATTGAAATCGTCTCAAAACCAGAAATCAATTCGCCCGCAGAAGCTTATGCTTACTGTGAAGCGTTACGGCAACGAATCCAATTTACTGGTGTTTCGGATGTTAAGATGGAAGAAGGGTCAATGCGGGTCGATGTCAATATTTCGATTCGACCAGCTGGTTCTGACAAATTTGGTGTTAAAACCGAAATGAAGAACTTGAACTCTTTCACTTACGTTAAGAAATCTCTGGAATTCGAAGAACAACGTCAACAACAGGTGCTCATGTCTGGTGGCCAAGTGCAACAAGAGACTCGGCGTTTTGATGAAACGTCTGGTCAAACGATCTTGATGCGGGTCAAGGAAGGTAGCGATGATTATCGTTACTTCCCAGAACCAGATATTCCAGCGGTTTCCATCAGTGATGACTGGATCAACGAAGTACAGAAGACTATCCCAGAAATGCCAGGTTCACGGCGTGATCGTTACGTCAATGACTTTGGCTTGACGGCTTATGATGCGGGTGTTTTGACGCAGACGAAGGAAATGTCTGATTTCTTTGATGCCACAGTCGCAGAAGGAGCCGATCCTAAGTTAACTTCGAACTATTTGCAAGGGGACGTCAATGCGTTCTTGAACGAAAACAAGGTTGATTTACAAAATACCAAGTTAACGCCAGCAAACTTAGCTGGCATGATCAAGATGATCTCCGATGAAACGATTTCAAGTAAAATCGCGAAGAAGGTCTTCAAGGCGATCATGCAAGGTACTGAGCCGGTTAAATGGGTCAATGACAAGGGTTTGATTCAATTATCAGATCCAGCCAAGCTACAACCGATTGTTGACAATGTTTTAGATAACAACCAGCAATCAATCGACGACTTTAAGAATGGGAAAGACCGCGCCATTGGTTTCTTAGTGGGTCAAATCATGAAGCAAACACATGGTCAAGCTAACCCTAAAGTCGTGAACAAATTATTGATGACAGCTTTAAATGCACGGTAA
- a CDS encoding diacylglycerol kinase — translation MRKRARIIYNPTSGREALAHDLVEILGIFEQAGYETSTYATTPAPNSAADEARRCAKDGFELLVAAGGDGTINQVVNGIAGLKRRPRMAIIPAGTTNDYARALRIPRNDPVAAAKVVLKDQTVNMDIGQAGEQYFINIAAGGLLTELTYDVPSQLKSIFGYAAYLAKGAELLPRVKPVEMDLKYDGGHFTGKASMFFLALTNSVGGFEQIVPDASLDDGKFTMIIVKTSNVAKMLHLMTLVLNGGKHINDPSIIYVKTRKVVARALDDRLMINLDGEYGGDAPMTFRDLKQHIEMYADTDRIPDDAITDPELQSAERNFVSAVDQLPEAKTDAETE, via the coding sequence ATGCGTAAACGGGCACGGATCATTTATAACCCGACATCGGGGCGTGAAGCACTCGCTCATGACCTCGTTGAAATTCTTGGAATTTTTGAACAAGCTGGGTACGAAACCAGTACCTATGCGACAACGCCAGCGCCTAATTCAGCGGCTGATGAGGCGCGTCGGTGTGCCAAAGACGGGTTTGAGTTACTCGTAGCGGCAGGTGGTGATGGGACCATCAATCAAGTTGTGAACGGTATCGCCGGTTTGAAGCGGCGACCGCGCATGGCGATCATCCCCGCTGGTACGACCAATGATTATGCCCGGGCCTTACGCATTCCGCGTAATGATCCGGTTGCGGCGGCAAAGGTCGTTTTGAAAGATCAAACTGTCAACATGGATATTGGTCAAGCTGGTGAGCAGTATTTCATTAATATTGCGGCTGGTGGGTTGTTGACGGAGCTCACTTATGATGTGCCATCACAACTGAAATCCATTTTTGGCTATGCGGCGTATCTTGCTAAAGGCGCCGAATTATTACCTCGGGTTAAACCAGTCGAAATGGACCTCAAGTATGACGGGGGCCATTTTACGGGCAAAGCCTCGATGTTTTTCTTAGCGTTGACTAATTCCGTTGGTGGCTTCGAACAAATCGTCCCTGACGCTTCATTGGATGACGGTAAGTTCACCATGATTATTGTGAAAACCAGTAATGTGGCTAAAATGCTGCACCTGATGACGTTGGTCTTAAACGGCGGCAAGCATATCAACGACCCCAGCATCATTTATGTGAAAACACGTAAAGTGGTTGCGCGGGCGTTAGATGACCGTTTGATGATCAATTTAGACGGCGAATATGGTGGCGATGCGCCAATGACGTTCCGTGATTTAAAGCAACATATTGAAATGTATGCTGACACGGATCGCATTCCGGACGACGCCATCACTGATCCTGAATTACAAAGTGCTGAACGTAATTTTGTTTCGGCGGTCGATCAATTGCCAGAAGCAAAAACGGATGCTGAAACTGAATAA
- the rlmD gene encoding 23S rRNA (uracil(1939)-C(5))-methyltransferase RlmD, whose translation MKVDLPVYKGEVLDVTIMDLTYQGMGVAKVDNYPIFIENALPEEKISVKVTKTTKNFAFGDVEKIQQVSPHRVNPKGRVYRQTGIAPLQHLEYSEQLKFKQHQIAELFAKIHMDDVEVLPTIGMANPTQYRNKAQVPVRQVQGKLTTGFFKKNSHQLMPIEDYYIQDPAIDHAIVVVRDILRKYHETAFDEFHHSGTIRTIMVRRGYYSHEMMIVIVTRTKHLPMADVVVQEIQAALPEVVSVIQNVNQKRTNVILGPVNNVLAGKSTINDQLLGLTFAISAPSFYQINPQQTEKLYQLAIDQAGLTGNETVIDAYSGIGTISLTMAQHAKQVYGVDIVPAAIDNARQNADKNGITNAKFVLDSAEKAMAKWAEDGIKPDVVVVDPPRKGLDEAFIESAAQMGPKRVVYISCNPSTLVRDVQRFGERGYHIAAPIQPVDQFPQTPHIESVTVLEKD comes from the coding sequence ATGAAAGTTGATTTACCAGTTTATAAAGGCGAAGTCTTAGATGTCACCATCATGGACTTAACTTATCAAGGCATGGGTGTGGCTAAGGTCGATAACTACCCAATCTTCATTGAAAATGCCTTACCTGAAGAAAAGATCTCTGTCAAAGTCACGAAGACGACTAAGAATTTTGCGTTTGGTGACGTTGAGAAGATCCAACAAGTGAGCCCACATCGCGTTAATCCTAAAGGGCGTGTTTACCGTCAAACCGGGATTGCACCATTACAACACTTGGAATATTCTGAACAATTAAAGTTCAAGCAACATCAAATTGCAGAATTGTTTGCGAAGATTCACATGGATGATGTTGAAGTGTTACCAACGATTGGGATGGCTAATCCGACGCAATATCGGAACAAGGCCCAAGTCCCAGTGCGTCAAGTCCAAGGTAAGCTAACGACTGGTTTCTTCAAGAAAAACAGCCATCAATTAATGCCGATTGAAGATTACTATATTCAAGATCCAGCAATCGATCATGCGATCGTGGTCGTACGTGATATTTTACGTAAATATCATGAAACGGCTTTTGATGAATTTCATCATAGCGGGACGATTCGGACGATTATGGTTCGTCGCGGTTACTATAGCCATGAAATGATGATCGTGATTGTGACGCGGACGAAACATTTGCCAATGGCGGATGTCGTCGTACAAGAGATTCAAGCCGCTTTACCAGAAGTCGTCTCAGTTATCCAGAACGTTAACCAAAAGCGGACTAACGTCATCTTAGGCCCAGTTAACAACGTGTTAGCTGGTAAGTCAACTATCAATGACCAATTGTTAGGCTTGACCTTTGCGATTTCAGCGCCATCATTCTATCAAATTAATCCACAACAAACTGAAAAGTTGTATCAATTAGCAATTGATCAAGCCGGCTTGACTGGTAATGAAACGGTGATTGATGCGTACTCTGGGATTGGGACGATTTCTTTGACCATGGCGCAACATGCTAAGCAAGTTTACGGTGTGGATATCGTGCCTGCCGCGATTGATAACGCGCGTCAAAACGCTGACAAGAACGGTATTACTAATGCGAAGTTCGTATTAGATAGTGCTGAAAAGGCAATGGCTAAATGGGCAGAAGACGGTATTAAACCTGATGTGGTTGTCGTTGACCCACCACGTAAAGGGCTGGATGAAGCCTTTATTGAAAGTGCTGCTCAAATGGGACCAAAACGCGTGGTTTACATTAGTTGTAACCCATCAACTTTAGTTCGAGATGTCCAACGTTTCGGTGAACGGGGCTATCATATTGCCGCACCAATCCAACCAGTCGATCAATTCCCACAAACACCACATATTGAAAGTGTTACGGTGTTAGAAAAAGACTAG
- a CDS encoding DUF4811 domain-containing protein yields the protein MILIILSLGLIGFIVGYLAFKKGWQRHVVGDLGLILLVGAAILMIGNDTQHWGMRQTTTTQRTTLKSAVSNQYVNLLLFEPVKQSNTEKIYVYRTTTTNKRQHTAINLKTTNHVKTANVKSATLITKTTRWTYETHFWRWLYEDTGVHTTLIKRQNTFVLPKTWATLSVSQAKWLEKQAKTAETQASVAVKAAVTAKVQAARTADPTLSTKQLAALTKKVEQAATAAAKQQEPVRLAQLIKAAQSRSIH from the coding sequence ATGATTCTGATTATTTTAAGTCTGGGGTTAATTGGTTTTATTGTCGGTTATTTGGCTTTCAAAAAAGGTTGGCAGCGACATGTTGTTGGCGATCTCGGCTTGATCTTATTGGTCGGGGCCGCCATTCTAATGATCGGTAACGATACCCAACATTGGGGCATGCGTCAAACAACGACGACACAAAGGACCACTTTAAAATCAGCTGTTTCTAATCAATACGTCAACTTATTGTTATTTGAACCAGTTAAGCAGTCCAACACCGAAAAAATTTACGTTTATCGGACTACGACAACCAACAAACGGCAACATACCGCGATTAATTTAAAAACGACTAATCACGTTAAAACGGCTAACGTGAAGTCGGCCACCTTGATCACTAAAACAACGCGCTGGACTTATGAGACTCACTTTTGGCGCTGGCTTTACGAGGATACCGGGGTACACACCACTTTAATTAAACGTCAAAATACCTTTGTCTTGCCGAAAACTTGGGCGACATTAAGCGTCAGCCAAGCCAAATGGCTCGAAAAACAAGCGAAGACTGCTGAAACCCAAGCTTCCGTAGCGGTCAAAGCAGCCGTCACTGCCAAAGTCCAAGCCGCACGCACCGCTGATCCAACCTTATCAACGAAACAACTTGCCGCATTGACTAAAAAAGTTGAACAAGCGGCAACCGCTGCAGCCAAGCAACAGGAACCCGTTCGACTGGCACAATTGATCAAAGCCGCTCAGTCGCGGTCCATTCATTAA